The Deferrivibrio essentukiensis genome has a segment encoding these proteins:
- a CDS encoding tRNA dihydrouridine synthase, translating to MLILLINFSIKEFLWVSTQKHLTEMKISNSSNRNFYKEILAKNDLVAAPMAGITNIPFRKIVRKFFDGLIFTEMVSTEGVSRDIDKSLKLAKITDLDKPIIIQLFGKNPQSFAESVKILEDKFDADGYDINAGCPVKKVIKSGSGAYHLKDLKNLQAIITSLRKSTDKPISLKTRLGYEKDNFVYKEILNICHNEGIDALTIHGRTKAELFSGDIHYDKIAEIVRLSKIIIIGNGNVVDYESYKKMKKTGVDGIMIGRKMMKAPWIFKTIKSYPEEYSPNKKELYDLILEIAAYEKEYRGEKYYLDVVRRLAVWFSKGFVNSSDFRKKVYDSKTDKEFFDILNTFFN from the coding sequence TTGCTTATACTGCTTATCAATTTTTCAATAAAAGAATTTTTATGGGTTTCAACTCAAAAGCATTTGACAGAGATGAAAATATCAAACTCTTCTAACCGCAACTTTTATAAAGAGATACTTGCTAAAAATGACCTTGTGGCTGCCCCTATGGCCGGTATTACAAATATACCTTTCAGAAAAATTGTAAGAAAATTTTTTGACGGACTTATTTTCACTGAAATGGTTTCAACGGAAGGGGTTTCAAGGGATATAGACAAGTCTTTAAAACTTGCTAAAATCACTGACTTAGACAAACCCATAATAATTCAACTTTTTGGCAAAAATCCTCAATCTTTTGCCGAGTCTGTAAAAATCCTTGAAGATAAATTTGATGCTGATGGATATGACATTAACGCCGGTTGCCCTGTAAAAAAGGTAATAAAATCAGGCTCAGGTGCATACCACTTAAAAGATTTGAAAAATTTACAAGCAATTATTACTTCTCTTAGAAAATCTACCGACAAACCTATATCTTTAAAAACAAGACTTGGTTACGAAAAAGATAATTTTGTCTACAAAGAGATTTTAAATATTTGCCACAATGAAGGGATCGATGCACTCACAATTCACGGTAGGACAAAGGCGGAACTTTTTTCAGGGGATATTCACTATGATAAAATAGCAGAGATTGTCCGGCTTTCAAAAATAATTATCATAGGCAATGGTAATGTTGTGGATTATGAAAGCTATAAAAAGATGAAAAAAACTGGTGTAGACGGGATAATGATTGGAAGAAAGATGATGAAGGCACCTTGGATATTTAAGACTATCAAATCTTATCCTGAAGAATATTCTCCCAATAAAAAGGAGCTTTATGACCTTATATTAGAAATAGCCGCATATGAAAAAGAATACAGAGGTGAAAAATACTATCTTGATGTTGTGAGAAGGCTTGCCGTCTGGTTTTCAAAAGGATTTGTCAATTCAAGTGATTTTAGAAAAAAGGTTTATGACTCAAAAACAGACAAAGAATTTTTTGATATATTGAACACATTTTTTAATTAA
- a CDS encoding MBL fold metallo-hydrolase → MKVTSNEPIQIAKDIYWVGHNLPDDPFQCHVYLIKNGKNSILIDPGSKLTFKETLNKIEKIIPFSYIKYIICHHQDPDITGALYIINEILNRDDAVIISHWRAIALLKHYGLNIPFECVEKNNWKLNADGRELEFIFTPYCHFPGAFCTYDKKTKTLFSSDLFGGFTEEWSLFAEDMKYFDSISAFHEHYMPAKEILFHNLTKI, encoded by the coding sequence ATGAAAGTTACTTCAAATGAGCCGATACAAATTGCAAAAGATATATACTGGGTGGGACATAATCTGCCTGATGACCCCTTTCAATGCCATGTATACCTCATTAAAAATGGCAAAAATTCAATATTAATTGACCCCGGCTCAAAACTTACTTTTAAGGAAACTCTTAATAAAATTGAAAAGATAATTCCATTTTCGTATATCAAGTATATTATATGTCATCATCAAGACCCTGATATTACCGGGGCACTTTATATAATCAATGAAATATTAAACAGAGATGATGCTGTAATCATTTCTCATTGGAGGGCTATAGCCCTTTTGAAACATTATGGACTTAACATACCATTTGAATGTGTTGAAAAAAATAATTGGAAGTTGAATGCAGATGGTAGGGAATTGGAGTTTATCTTTACTCCGTATTGTCACTTCCCGGGGGCATTTTGCACTTATGATAAAAAGACAAAAACTCTTTTTTCCAGTGACCTATTTGGTGGATTTACTGAAGAGTGGAGCCTATTTGCTGAAGATATGAAGTATTTTGATTCAATCTCAGCATTTCACGAGCATTATATGCCAGCAAAAGAAATACTTTTTCACAACTTAACTAAAATA